In Mycolicibacterium lutetiense, the sequence TGCCGTCTCTTCGTCAACGGGAAACTCGTCGACTCGAACAGCTCGCTCGGCCGGTACACCATCGCCGACTGCAGCTACGCCCCTTAGCCAACAGACCTCGAACAGTCTGAGAAAGAACAGCATCATGAACATCACTACGCACCGAAACACTCTGGCCCTGTGCACGCTTGGCGTAGCGCTCACGCTCGCGGGCTGCGCCTCGCCAGATCGTGTCTCCTCGAATCCCGCGGACGCACCGACGTGGGACGCCGGGTTGTCGTCGTCTACGACACCGTCCCCCGTGGCATCGCCGCCGACGGCTGCCGATTTCGTCATCGGCGTGGTCGTCACCGAGCAGAAGTGTTTCGGCTCGGCGGGCTGTAACTACCGGTACACCATCAACCCGCAATACGTGAGCTCAAAACCGCTGCCGGAGAAGACGACCGTGGTCTTCAAGGTGACCGGTGGCGATCAGGATCAGGTCGGCAATTTCACCATCGACGCCGACGGAACGGCGACCTTCGACCGGGAGACCGGCATTTCCGGCCCCGAGGGCGCCGACCTGCACGCCACCGTCACCCAGGTCCTGTCCGGGCGCTGACATTCACCTGCCCACGAGGGGAGCCACCATGAGTTACCAGGTAATCGATCTGGTGCGGGAACGGGCCGATGAGCACCACTGGGAGTTGGTGTTCGACAGTGACCCGAACCGGGACCTGCGCACCACCGTCTGGGAGCACCGGCACCCTGCCGAAACGGGTCAGCCGATCGAGTTGGAGACTGCATTCAGCCCGGACGGCCGGATCGTATCCTCCGAGCGACGACGGGGCGGCATCACCCACAAGTGCATCAAGTCCACCGATGCATTCGGTTCGACCGAGGTCTATCTCGAAGCGCTGCAGATGATCTGAGCCACCCAGGCCGACGAAATGGACGCTGATCGAGGGGTAGTGACCATTTCGTCCACCTCACCGTCCCCCGATCGGTGGATAGACAGTTCGTCCGACCGTAGACCGATCAGCGGACAGACGACGGATGCCGCTTGAACCACGCTTGACCTACCCACAGTCAGGTACGCACCTCAACGAGACAGAGGAACGCTATGCACTACGAGATGCTGGATCTGGTCCGCGAACGCGCCAACGAGAAAGACTGGGACCTGATCTTCGACAGCGGCCCCAATGCGGAGTACCGGACCATGGTGTGGGAGCACCCCATGCTCAGCGCAACCGGCGTGGTGACGGAACTGGAAATCGGGTTCAGCCCGGACGGTCGCATCATCTTCTCCGAGCGGCGACGCGGCGGCGTCCCCCACAAACGCGTCAAGCCCGCCCACGCCTTCGCCTCGACCGATGTCTGCCTGGCCGCCCTGCAGATGATCTGACCCCCATTCACGGCGCCGTTTTCGACCCTGGGGCGACTGCTCGACGACGACCACGACCCGGTGTCGAAAACGGCGAGAAAAGCGAGCGCCAACCCAGCCCTTGACCTCATTACGTGACGTATCGTAACGTAATCGTGTGTCCTCGCTCACAGGCCCCGGACGGCCGCGTGACCCCAAAACCCAACGCGACATCATGAGCGCCACGCGTCGCCTGCTGGCTCGTGACGGCTATGACCAGCTGTCCATCGAGGCCGTCGCCCGTGAGGCCGGCGTCAGCCGGCCCACCATCTACCGGCGTTGGCCGTCGAAAACCCATCTGGTCTTCGACGCCGCATTCGGCCAGCCACCCGGCGGTGAACTCCTCCCGGTCTCCGAAGATTTCGAGACCGACCTGCGTGGCTTCATCTCAGCGGTGCTCACCTTCTGGCGTGATCCCGTGGTCGAGGCCGCCGCACTCGGCATCCTCACCGAACGTCGCCGCGACCCGGAACTGCACATCCGGACCCAGCAACTACTCGACGAGCAGACCAAGGGCGCCTTCCGATCCCTGGTCTCCTCCGGCGTGGAGCAGGGCCGGATCCGCCCGGATGTCGACGTCGACATGGTCTACCAAGCATTGATCGGCACCGCGTTCTACACCGCCCACATGGAGCCGGACATCGACGTCGAGGACACCGCAGATCGATTGTGCTCCTTGCTGATCGAAGGAGCAGGACGTATCCACCCACCAAGGAAGGACCAACCATGACCGACAAGGCCGAACTGTCGGAGGCGTTCAACGCGCTTCTCGACGCGGTGCGCGCCATCGAGCAGAAGTTGCTCACCGCCGAACCCACGCTGAGCGAACCCGACCTGCTCGACGGGTACCGCCTGGCGTTCAGCGTGCTGCGGGTCAGCGTCGACGCCTACGTGTGGGGCGACCGCGACAAGCCGATCCTGGTCGACGCCACCAGCCCGTATCTCAAATGGGGCGGCGACAACGCGGACGCCTTCTATCAGCTCGCCCCGCTGAATCCGGCCCGCACCTACCGCGTCACCGGTAACCGCGGCGACGCGGTGTACATGTCGATGACCGTCTACGGCGGGCCGGGTGAGGGCCGCTACAGCGACCGCATCGTGGGCACCATCAACAATCGCGACCTGGAGTTCGACGAGGATGGGAACTTCGAGTTCATCATGAGCCCCGACCCCCACCCGGGTACCTGGCTCAAACTGGATGCCGACGCCGAATTCGCTTTGACCCGTAACTATATGAACGATTCCGCGACCGAACGCCGGCCGGAGTGGCGGATCGAGACGGTCAATCCGCCCGCCCGGCGCTCGGACAGTGCCGCGGAGCTGGCCCGCCGCTTCCGCTACGCGAAGAACTGGCTGCAGGAACAGGTTTCCTTCCTGCCCACCAAGGTGGAGCCCGCCAACCAGCTGCACCCGCCGTTCCCGGTGCCCCAGAATGCCTACGGGTGGTCCGCCGGCGATGCGGCATACGCCATGGGCTCCTACGATCTGACGTCGGATCAGGCCCTGATCATCGAGGGCACCTCACCGGAGTGCGTGTTCTGGAACCTCTGCCTGTGGAATCCGTTCCTGCACACCTTCGACTACACCCACGAGCGTGTCACCATCAACGGCGCACACGTCACCTACGAATCGGACGGGTCCTGGCGGATCGTCGTCAGCGAGAAGGACCCGGGCCACCCGAACTGGGTCTCGACGGCTGGGCGGTCCACGGGCCTGATGTGGCTGCGCTGGTTCCTGCCCGAGGAGACTCCCGCGCAGCCGCAGTGCCGCGTCGTCCACGTGGCCGAGGTCGGTGCCCTGTGACCACCAACGTGCAGCGTCCGGCACCGATCCGGTTCGACGACCTGGCAAACCCGGTGTATCCCCCGGCCGCCCAGCCGATTCGCGATGGACTCGCCGCCTACGGCGCGAACCTGGACCTCAACCCGAACGCGTTGCTGACGGCTGCAACCGAGCGGTCCGGGCTGGACGATTTCGGCGACCCGGCGTTCCGGGAACGTCTCGACGTGCTGTGTACCGCACTGCGTGACGAAGCGGGCCTGTCCGATACGGGGGTGGGGATCGTGTTCGAGCAGCTGGTGGGCAACCTGGTCAACCGGCTGCGGTTGGAGGCGCTGATCGCCGACCATCCCGAGATCGAGGGCATCGAGATCGAGCGGCCGATCATCATCTGCGGTCTCCCCCGTACCGGCACCACGCATCTGCACAATCTGCTCGCCGCGGACCCTGCACTGCGCTATCTGCCCTACTGGGAGAGCCTCGAGCCGGTGCCCGGCCCCGGCGAGGACACACCGGCACCGCGTCGGGACCGCTGCGCCGCCGGCCTGGAACTGGTGAACACCTCGATCCCGGAGTTTCGCCGGATGCACGACATGACCGTCGAGCACGCCCACGAGGAGATCCAGCTCCTGGCCAACGACATCTCCGGCATGCTGTTCGAAACCGCCTATTACGTGCCGAGTTTCACCGCCCACTACCAGGCGCACGACCAGGCGCCGTCATACGCCTACGTCAAGCGCAGCCTGCAGGCGATGCAATGGCTCCGTGGCGGAACCCGCTGGGTACTCAAGTCACCGCAGCATCTGGAGCAGTTCCCGACCCTGGCCGCCACATTCCCGGACGCGACTTTCGTTGTCACCCATCGTGATCCAGTCGACGTGACGCTGTCGATGATGACCATGATCTGCTACGCCATGCGGATGGGCGTGTCTGCGCCCGATGTGGCCAAGATTACCGGGCACTGGCTGGGGCGCATCGACGATCTGCTGGCGGGCTGCATCCGCGATCGCGACGCGCTGCCCGCCGGGCAGTCCATCGACGTCCGATTCGACGACTTCATGGCGGACGAGCAGGGCACCCTGGCCGAGATCTACCGACTCGCCGACCAGCCGTTCGGCGACGATGTACGCGCGGCGATGACCGGCTTCCTCGCCGAGCACCCCCGCGGGCGTTATGGGGGCGTCATCTACGACGCGGCGGACGTTCACGTCGATCGGGCTGCCCTGGCCGAGCGGTTCCGCGCCTACCGGGAACGCTTTCTCACCACCACGGAGGGCAAGTGAATCAAACTGCACCACAGCCCATCTCGGCGGAGGCGTGGGTGGCCACCGCGCTCGGTGAGCCCACCGACGTACTGGAACGCCAAACGGTGGAGGTGCGGGCACCCGGCCCCAACGAAGTCCGGGTGGCGGTCCGCGCGTTCTGCCTGAACTTCAACGACATCGACATCATCAAGGGGCGCTACACCACACTGCCGCTGCAGCCGCCGTTCGTGCCGGGAATGGAATCTGTCGGGGTGGTCGAAAGCGCGGGCCTGGGCGCCGAACACCTGGTCGGCCGCCGCATCGTCGGGATTCCGGTGATGGCGTTCGGCGGGTATGCGTCCTACGCCATCGTCGACGCCGCGACAGTGCTCGATCTGCCGGACTGGGTCAGCGACGTCGACGGCGCCGCCCTGCACTACCCGTTCCATCTGGGCTGGTTCGCACTACGCGAACGCGGCCGGTTGAAGCCCGGCGAGACGCTGCTGGTGCACGCGGCGGCCGGCGGCACCGGGTCAGGCGCCCTGGTTCTCGGAAAGGCACTGGGTGCCAGGGTGATCGCCACCGCCGGCAGCGACGAGAAGCTCGAGCTCTGCCGGAAGCTGGGTGCCGACCATGTCGTCAACTACCGCAACAGCGGCTGGGTCGATGAAGTCATGGACCTCACCTACGGCCGCGGCGTAGACGTCGCGTTCGACGCGGTGGGCGGCAGCGTGACGACGGATACGTTCCGTTGCATGGGATTCAACGGCCGCCACCTGATGGCCGGGTTCGCCGAGGACATCGCACTGGAGGACGGCGACTACATCTCGCCGCGGCCGATCGCCTACGGCAACTTCGACGTATGCGGAGTGTGTCTGGTCTACGTGACCGATCCCCTGGCCGTCCGCCGCACCCTCGGGTTCAACTGGCCGGCCCGCTCCGAGGGCCTCGACGCCCACGTCCGGATTCTCGAGCTGATGCGTACCGGCCGGCTACAGACTGTGGTGGGCGACAACGTGGCATGGGATCAACTGCCACAGGCATTGGCACGGATGGCCGCCCGCGAGACCACCGGACGTTTGGTGGTGAGTACCGGCGCACACGACTGACCCCGCGTTACCGCTGCGCCGCCGCTCATCCCAGTGCGCGGCGCAGCGCGCCGGCGAGATCTCCTCGCTGCCCGACCGTGACGTCGTCCACCCCGAGCCACGCGGCCATCGCCCGCAACTCCCCTGCCAACGCGTCGGCCACCCGAAAACGGTCCTGGCCGTCCTCGGTATACGCACCCAACACCTGCAGCGCTCCGTCGGTGCGTTTCAGGTCCACCCGCGCCACCAACTCCCCGTCGAGCAGGAACGGCCATACGTAGTAACCGAATTGGCGCTTGGGTGCGGGCGTGTAGATCTCGATGCGGTAGTGAAAGTCGAACCACCGCTCAACCCGGGGACGGAAGAAGATCAACGGGTCGAACGGACACAACAGGGCCGTCCCCCGGTCACGGCGCGGCACGGTCTGACCCGTTCGCAGGTAGGCCGGGGTGCCCTCGACGTCGACAGGCTCAAGCTCGCCGTCGGCCACGAGCTTGGCGATCGCGGGCTTGACCTGTTTGGCGCCCATCCGGAAGTAGTCGCGGATGTCGGCCTCAGTGCCGACGCCCAGCGCGGTGGCCGCGCGTAGGGCCAACTCCCGAACCGCTTCCTCGTCGTCGACCGTTCGGGCCACCACCGCCGGTGGCAGCACCCGTTCGGTGAGGTCGTAGTGCCGGGCGAAGCCGACACGCGTCGCCGTCGTCAGGACTCCCGAGGACCACAACGCCTCGGCCACCCACTTGGTTTCGCTGCGGTCCCACCACGGTCCCTTGCGGCCGCGCGGCTCGGATTCCAGGTGGGCTTCGATCTGGCCGGCTGTGGACGGCCCGAGCTCGGCGACCGCAGCCACGATGTCCTCAGCCAGCTTGGGGTTCTTCCGGACGATCTCGGTGCCCCACCGGCCGTGGGTGTACTCCCGCATCCGCCACCGCAGCAGCGGCCAATCCTCGACCGCCATCAACGCAGCCTCATGTGCCCAGTACTCCACCAGAAGTCGCGGTGAACGCGCGCTGTGCGACCACGCGGCCCGGTCCAGGGCGTCGCGGTCGTAGGGTCCCAGCCGACTGAATACCGGCGCGTAGTGCGCCCGCACCGCCACCGATACCGAGTCGAGCTGCAGCACCTGAATCCGGGAGATCAACTTCCGCAGGTGCGCACGGGTGACCGGGCCGCGGGGTTTGGGGTCGTGAAACCCTTGTGCGGCGACGGCGATGCGGCGGGCCTGCGCGGTCGTGAGGGTAGCCACCTGGCCATCGTTCCCTACGGCACCGACAAGTAGCGGAGCGGATTGGAGCGAGAGACCGACAAGTAGCGGAGCGGATTAGAGCGATACTGGTCCGCGTGGCATTGGACTGGGATGCGTTCGAGACCGAGTTGACCCTGGCCGCTGGGGAATCAGTACGCGCGCTGGTCGCTGCCGCCGCCTCGGAGAGGCCGTATGCCGTGGCGTTCAGCGAGTTCTATGCCGAGACCACCGGGGTGATCTACCTACCTAACCTGGCGCTGGCCACCGAGGAGTCGGTCGAGGATCCGGATTGCCGATTCAGTCCACCGGACTGGGAGCACCAGGACTATGAGTGGGGCGAAACCGATTCACAGTGGGGTGATCGGCTGAGCGCCGCCGTGACGGGCCTTCCCCGCGCACAGTGGGAGCAGGAGTGGGACCGGTTCGCCCAGGCGATGCTGAACATCGCCGCCCGGACGCGGGCCGCCTTGGTCGCCGACGGCACCCTGCCCGGCGATGCGGTGGTCTACCTCGATGACGAGGACGCCGATCTGCTGGTTCGTTCGCTGACCGCCGACGAACTGCGGCGTCACTTCCCCGAGTACCTCGCCGCAGCCGAGACTGAACGCGACCTGCTGGCCATGCCGGTCGAGCAGCGGGTGGCCGCACTCGCCGCGGCCGCCGGTCTGATCGCCGGGCCGGTCAGCGAACTCGGCCGGGAACGCGCGACCGAACTCCTGCTCGACACCGGCGCCGCTGCGGTACCGGCCGCCATTGCGGCACTCGGGAATCCCGAGACCGCCTGGACGGGCGCCAAACTCCTCGCCGACCTGAACATCGCGACGCCAGAGGTGATGGACGCGCTGTGGACGGCCCTACCGCTGCGCGGCAACGCTCACGACTGGGTGGCCACGGCACTCGGTCGCCTCGGTGCCGGGTCGGAGGTGCTGGCCCGCGCCGATCTTCCGGCCGATAGCAGATCGGCCGCCGTCGCCGCACCGTACCGTTCGTTTCGCGATCATGGGCGCGGGCACCTGCCGCTGGACTACACGCTGCTGGCCGCCGGGCTTGCCGATCCGGGAGTCGCGGGGGCGGTCGCAAAGGATCTGAAGCCTGGAACCGGGTATTGCACTCTGGACCGGGCCGATCTACCGGGTGTCCGGACCGGGCTCGACCATTCCGAGCCGGTGATCCGCCGTCACGCGGTCATCGTTCTCAGCGATCTGATCGGACCGATGGGCCCCGGAGATCTCGACCGTCATGTGGTCAAGGATCTGGAGCGACGGATCGACGAGCTGGCCACAGACGATCCCGACAGTGAGGTGCGCAGACTGGCCGGCTACAGCGTGCGCACGTAGCTGCAGAACCGGTACCGCAGCCCTGAGCTGCTGGTCAGCCAGTCCCCCGGGACCCGGGTCCAGGAATCGTCGAGCGTCGGCGCCATCGCGTCGCCCTCGGCGGTCGGCAGATCGATGTCGATCTCGGTGACCTCACAGCGGTCGGCGAACGGGAGGGCCTGGGCATAGATCTGCGCTCCGCCGATCACCCAACCCCGGAATACGTCGTCAAGTCCGGTCAGTACCTCGGCGCCTTCTGCGACATACCCGGGGTTGCGGGTGATGACGACGTTGCGCCGCCCCGGCAACGGACGGACCTTGGCCGGCAGTGACTCCCAGGTCCGCCGGCCCATCACCACGGTCTGTCCGAGGGTGAGTTGCTTGAATCGGGCCTGATCCTCCGGCAGCCGCCAGGGAATGCCATTGTCGCGGCCGATGACGCCCGTGCTCGACTGCGCCCAGATCAGCGCCAGCCGTCGAAGATCACCGGTCATACAGCGACGGGTGCCTTGATCGCCGGATGTGGGTCGTAGTTCAGAATCGCGATATCCTCGTACTCGTAGTCGAAAATTGAATCACGCTGAGCCAGAACGAGTTCCGGGTATGGCCTGGGCTCCCTGCTGAGCTGCAGGGCCACCTGCTCGACGTGGTTGTCGTAGATGTGGCAATCCCCGCCGGTCCAGACGAACTCGCCGACGCCGAGCCCGGCCTGCGCGGCCATCATGTGGGTCAGCAGGGCGTAGCTGGCGATGTTGAACGGCACGCCGAGGAACAGGTCTGCGCTGCGCTGATACAGCTGGCAGGACAGCTTGCCGTCTGCGACATAGAACTGGAAGAAGGCGTGGCACGGGGGCAGCGCCATCTGCGGGATCTCGCCGACATTCCACGCCGAGACGATGTTGCGCCGCGAATCGGGGTCCCGCTTGAGCAGATCCAGCGCGTTCGAGATCTGGTCGATGTGCTCACCCGACGGCGTCGGCCACGACCGCCACTGAACGCCGTAGACCGGTCCCAGATCGCCTGTCTCACTGGCCCATTCATCCCAGATCGTTACGCCATGATCCTGCAGCCACCGCACGTTCGAATCGCCGCGCAGGAACCACAGCAACTCGTAGATCACCGATTTGGTGTGCACCTTCTTGGTGGTGAGCAACGGAAATCCGGCGGCCAGGTCGTAGCGCAGCTGATGTCCGAACAGGCTGCGGGTGCCGGTGCCGGTGCGATCGGATTTCGGCACGCCCTGCTCGGTCACCTTCCGCAGGAGGTCCTCGTAGGGCGTCTGGATCGGCACACGGCCAGCTTACGTGGCGCCACGAGGAGTAGAACGGAAGCCATGCCGACCACCCAGGACACCATCACCACAGCCGACGGCACCTGCCGCGTCACCGTCGCGACCCCGGACGGCGACGGTCCCTGGCCTGGGGTTGTGCTGTTTCCCGACGCCGGCGGCCTACGCCCGGCCATGGAAGAGATGGCGGCCGAGTTGGCCGGATTGGGTTATGTCGTGCTGGTGCCCGACGTCTATTACCGCAATCCGGGCTGGGGCCCGTTCGACCTCAACACCGTGTTCAGCGACCAGGAGCAGCGCAAGCAACTCTTCGGGTTGATGAGCACTCTCACCCCGGAGATCTTCGCCGCGGACGCCGAGGCGTTCTTCGACTATCTGGCCGCCCGGCCCGACGTCACCGGCGAGAAGTTCGGCACCACCGGCTACTGCATGGGTGGCCGGGCCTCGCTGATCGTCGCCACCCGGGTGCCGGAGCGGGTCGCGGCCGCACTGTCCTTCCACGGCGGCCGGCTGGCGGTCGAAGACGATCCGGACAGCCCCCACCTGCTGGCCGACAAGATCCAGGCGACGGTCTATGTGGCCGCGGCCGAGAACGACGCCTCCTTCACCGAGGACGACGGCAAGAGGTTGGAGGACGCACTGTCCGGCGCAGCCGTCGACCACACCATCGAGTTCTATCCCGCGACGCACGGCTTCGCGGTGCCGGATCACAAGGCGGTGTACGACGAGGCAGCTGCAAAGCGGCACTGGGAGAACACGCAGCGGGTGTTCGGGGCCGCTTTTGCCACGGCATAGGCGGTAGGCGACGATTGACGGCGTGTATGACCAGCCCTTCTCCGACGAGTCCCACCCCACCGAGCCCGGATTCCGGATCGACCCGGTACTGGCGCGGAGCTGGTTGCTGGTAAACGGCGCGCAGTACGAGCGGTTCGCCCCGGCGGCCCGCTCCCGCGCCGACATCGTCGTCCTCGACATCGAGGATGCGGTGGCCCCCAAAGACAAGGTCGCCGCGCGCGAGAAGGTGACCCGCTGGCTGGCCGAGGGCAACAGTGACTGGGTCCGGATCAATGGCTTCGGCACCCCGTGGTGGGCTGATGACCTGGAGATGTTGGCCGGCAGCGCGGTGGGCGGCGTCATGCTGGCCATGGTCGAGTCCGTGGACCATGTCACCGAGACCGCCCGACGCCTGCCGGACGTGCCCATCGTCGCGCTGGTGGAGACCGCCCGCGGCCTTGAGCGGATCACCGAGATCGCGTCGGCCAAGGGCGCATTCCGACTTGCCTTCGGCATCGGCGATTTTCGGCGCGACACCGGCTTCGGAGACAACCCGGCAACGCTGGCGTACGCGCGCTCACGCTTCACCATCGCCGCGAAGGCCGCCGGACTGCCCGGCGCCATCGACGGACCCACCGTGGGGTCCAGCGCGCTGCGACTGTCGGAGGCCACCGCGGTCTCGGCCGAGTTCGGTATGACCGGCAAGATCTGTCTGACACCCGATCAGTGCCCGACGGTCAACGAGGGCCTGGCCCCCTCCCAGGACGAGATCAGTTGGGCAAAGGAGTTTTTCGCCGAATTCCAGCGTGATGGCGGCGAGATCCGCAACGGGTCAGACCTGCCCCGTATCGCCCGGGCCAACAAGATCCTGGATCTGGCGAGGGCATACGGCATCCACGAACCCGAGTACAGCGACGATCCGGATCACGTGCCTGCCCCCTCCGACACGTATCACTACTGAGGTTCGCTCAGGCCTGCTGTTCGTCGTCGTTGCGGTGCAGGAAGCTGTTGACCGCGCGGACCACTCCGCGGCCCGCGTAGATACCCGCGGCGACCGACACGACGATCATCGCGATGAACATCACCAGCCAGTTGGACCGGCTGTGACTGACGTTCCACCAGATGATGGTGAACAGCACGGCGCACACGAAAACGACGATGTCCCGCCAATTCCCGCGGTAGGACATCGCGGCTTCACGGATCTCGCGACTGCGGTCACTCGCGTCGATCAAGCCGTCGATACGTTCGTCGATGCTGGCCTTCAGTCGTGCCTTCCGTTCGACGTCTTCGGCGGGCAACCGGTCCAACAGATCGAGATCCTTGGTGATCATGCCCCGCAGGTCCGGCGGTTTGAGGTTGCCCGCGATGACACCCAGCATCGCGCCACCGGCGATGGGAGCGGCTCCGAGAGCAAGGTCGGCGATCCCCGGCATAGCTGTCCTCTCGTCATTCCATCAGCGTGGCAGCCAACGTGCCGCCCAATTCGTAGGCCCGTTCCCGGACGGCTCCGTCCACCACTCCCGCAACTTCAAGCACGTCAGCCGCTTTGACCAACGCCAGCCCGGTCACAATCTTGTCGACCGCGTTCGCCGCACCGACCGTGTCGTTGTTGCCGTGCACCCACAACCCATAGGGGCGCCCGGCCACATGGTCGAGGCTCGGGTAGTACACCGTATCGAAAAAGTGCTTAAGGGCACCGCTCATATAGCCGAAATTCGCTGTGGTGCCGAACAAGTAGCCGTCGGCGGCCAACATGTCGGTGACAGTCGCCGCCAACGCCGGCTTGGCCTGCACCTCGACACCGGAGATGTCCGGATCGTGCGCGCCTGCCAGTATCGCTTCCAGAAGTTCTCGCGTTGCCGGAGACGGCGTGTGATGCACCACCAGCAGCGTCCTGGTCATGACGCCTGTTGTTCCTGCATCTGTACGGCGGTGCGCATGGTCTCCCGGGCGCGGGAGCGATCGCCGGCGAAGTCGTAGGCGCGGGCCAGCCGGTACCAGCGAACCCAGTTATCCGGGTCGGCTTCCAGTTCGGCCTTGACCGTCACGAACAGTGCGTCGGCAGCGTCGCGCTCGATACGACCCGACGGCCGCGTCGGCAGTGTGCTGACATCCAGTTCCATGTCTTGTTCGCGGGCCAGGCGCGCCAACCGTTGATGCGCCAGGCCGGCCCGCAGCGTGGTGACGAGCACCCAGATGCCGATCAACGGGAACGCGAGCAGTGCCACACCCAGCCCGATTGCGGCGGCTTCACCCGAGGTGATGAAGATCCACGCGGTACGCCCGAGCATGAGGAAGTAGGCGATCAGCGCCAGGCACATGAAGCCGATCACCAATTGAATGCGCAGCGACCGCGCGCCGTCGTTCACGACAGTGCGAGCAGCGGTTCAATGCCGATGGTCAGACCCG encodes:
- a CDS encoding HpcH/HpaI aldolase/citrate lyase family protein, which codes for MYDQPFSDESHPTEPGFRIDPVLARSWLLVNGAQYERFAPAARSRADIVVLDIEDAVAPKDKVAAREKVTRWLAEGNSDWVRINGFGTPWWADDLEMLAGSAVGGVMLAMVESVDHVTETARRLPDVPIVALVETARGLERITEIASAKGAFRLAFGIGDFRRDTGFGDNPATLAYARSRFTIAAKAAGLPGAIDGPTVGSSALRLSEATAVSAEFGMTGKICLTPDQCPTVNEGLAPSQDEISWAKEFFAEFQRDGGEIRNGSDLPRIARANKILDLARAYGIHEPEYSDDPDHVPAPSDTYHY
- a CDS encoding flavodoxin family protein, which codes for MTRTLLVVHHTPSPATRELLEAILAGAHDPDISGVEVQAKPALAATVTDMLAADGYLFGTTANFGYMSGALKHFFDTVYYPSLDHVAGRPYGLWVHGNNDTVGAANAVDKIVTGLALVKAADVLEVAGVVDGAVRERAYELGGTLAATLME